In Vibrio bathopelagicus, the following are encoded in one genomic region:
- a CDS encoding DUF3149 domain-containing protein: MDFWLELLFGNAVGLSSMIVIFGALGLMMFYGGFFIYKVMTEKSPH; encoded by the coding sequence ATGGACTTTTGGCTAGAACTCCTATTTGGTAATGCAGTGGGGCTATCTTCAATGATAGTAATATTCGGGGCTCTGGGTCTCATGATGTTTTATGGAGGGTTCTTCATATACAAAGTTATGACTGAAAAATCTCCTCACTAG
- a CDS encoding LuxR C-terminal-related transcriptional regulator — MAKSKVHQAILIAENNLQSTLLKESLEQKVNLSIRLISPEKLSINSLQADNLNIIIIDYPIMTKDFISKYQELRDDVICDTHEVLLNTPNDFPHTEMLKWQYLVGIFYVSDTLDKLVTGFNCILEDEMWMSRKLIYKYIRFYRERQCAKTSPYYLKLTKREQQIIKLLGEGASNTQIADTLYVSENTVKAHLHNTFKKIKVKNRLQALIWVKNNVATSEFVQ; from the coding sequence ATGGCTAAGTCGAAAGTTCATCAAGCCATTTTAATAGCCGAAAATAATTTACAGTCTACGCTGCTCAAAGAGTCATTAGAGCAAAAGGTGAACCTTAGTATTAGGCTTATATCTCCTGAAAAACTGAGTATCAACTCATTGCAAGCCGACAATTTGAATATCATTATTATTGACTATCCAATAATGACCAAAGATTTTATATCTAAATACCAAGAGCTTAGAGACGATGTAATATGTGATACCCATGAAGTATTGTTAAACACTCCAAACGACTTCCCGCATACTGAGATGCTCAAATGGCAATATCTCGTCGGTATTTTCTATGTTTCAGACACGCTTGATAAGCTTGTCACTGGTTTCAACTGCATCTTAGAAGACGAAATGTGGATGAGCAGGAAACTCATTTATAAGTACATTCGCTTTTATCGTGAAAGGCAATGCGCAAAAACGAGCCCGTACTATTTAAAACTCACTAAACGCGAGCAACAAATCATCAAGCTACTCGGTGAGGGCGCGTCCAACACTCAGATCGCCGACACACTCTACGTCAGTGAGAATACAGTCAAAGCACACCTTCACAATACATTTAAAAAAATCAAAGTGAAGAATCGACTGCAGGCTCTGATTTGGGTAAAGAACAATGTCGCTACCAGTGAGTTCGTTCAATAG
- the smrA gene encoding DNA endonuclease SmrA encodes MSHDDDLDLFQEMMGDVKRIDHDTAEHQKVHRVTESQLAKREAAMWLSEDEKDYLSLDYSPMLKPDDVIAYKKDGVQEGVYKKLRLGKYPVQAKLDLHRKTLKDARNEVLSFLRQCLRMDVRTVIIVHGKGERSNPPAMMKSYVANWLSQINDVQCVHSAQQFHGGTGAVYVMLRKSNDKKLENRERHQKRTR; translated from the coding sequence ATGTCTCATGATGACGACTTAGATCTATTCCAAGAAATGATGGGCGATGTGAAACGTATCGACCATGACACCGCTGAGCACCAAAAAGTGCATCGAGTTACCGAGTCTCAACTTGCAAAGCGTGAGGCGGCTATGTGGCTGTCTGAGGACGAAAAAGATTACCTCTCTCTCGACTATTCTCCAATGCTGAAACCTGATGACGTTATTGCGTATAAAAAAGATGGCGTTCAAGAAGGCGTATACAAAAAACTGCGCTTAGGTAAATATCCAGTTCAAGCTAAGCTCGATCTCCACAGGAAAACATTGAAAGATGCTCGCAACGAAGTGCTTTCATTTTTACGCCAATGTTTAAGAATGGATGTGCGCACCGTCATTATTGTTCACGGTAAGGGTGAACGCTCGAATCCACCAGCCATGATGAAAAGCTATGTAGCCAATTGGTTATCGCAAATTAATGATGTTCAATGTGTTCACTCAGCGCAGCAATTTCATGGTGGTACTGGAGCCGTTTACGTCATGCTCAGAAAGAGTAATGACAAAAAACTTGAGAATAGAGAGCGTCACCAAAAACGGACTCGCTAA